CTGGCAACAAGCTCGTACGAATCTTCACGAAAGTATGAAGATGTGGAAACAGCTCGAGTCTCAGCACGCAGTAATTTCAAACGAGCGAGATGCTCCACAGGCGACTGCTAAGGCTTTGGCGAAGTGCGAGCGAGCACTGGCCCAGCTCAGCCGTGGTAAATGACGCTTCCGAACAGAACCGGCGCCCATAGGGGCTGGGGCAGCCGCGTGTGTCGCGGCGGCGTTTCTGCGCAATTGCCCGCCACGTCGTCCCACTCGGAGTCCGCCTTCGGCGAAATCGGGCCCACCGGAGGTTGTGTCTTTCCCCTCTGGGGTTGGAGGCTTCCCACCAAGACCGAGTCTATTAGTACTTAGCCGATTGTTCGAGTTTTAGGTCCTGTGATGAACCGCCAACGCGGAATGTATAGTTGCCCGACACCAGCTTCCATCCGTTTTGCCCTTCGTCGAAGATGGAAAGATATTTCGCCGGCACGCGGACGGTGACCTGCTTACTGTCGCCTGGTTCAAGATGAACCTTACTGAATCCCACCAGCCGCTTTGGAGGTTCGTTCGCGTTCTCGGGCAAGCTCGCGTAGACTTCCGCGATTTCATCTCCAGCTCTGGCTCCGGTGTTCTTGACTGTGAAAGTCACAGTAGTCTCATTCCCCGGACTCACACTGAGATCGCTATAGGCGTATGTCGTGTATGAGAGGCCGTACCCAAATGGGAACAGTACCGGTTTGTTCTCGGCGTCATACCACTTGTATCCGACTTTCACGCCTTCGTCGTAATTGACGGTGAAGGTTGCCTTGGAGAGCTCTGGATGACGGAAGGTGTCAGGACCTCCGGTATTTGGAGGAGGAACCGCGAGCTTGGGATGCGGCAAATCCTGCTCGCTGCGCGGGAAGGTGATTGGCAGCTTTGCGCTTGGATTCACGTCGCCGAAGAGGATGTTCGCCACTGCGTCCGCGCCTATGTTGCCTGCATACCAGGCTTCAACCACGCCGCTCACACGATCGAGCCACGGCATGGTCACCGCCGTTCCCGATTCAAGAACGACGATTGTGCGCGGATTTGCTGCAGCGACTTGCTCGATCAAATCATTTTGTTTTCCCGGCAGCGATAGATTGGGAAGGTCCATGCCTTCGCTCATCCATTGATGCGCGAAGACGATCGCCGCGTCCGCCTGCCTGGCTGCTGCAGCGGCAGTGGCAGGATCGGCGCCGGAATCAAAGGTCACGTTCGCAGCTGGCGCCTTCGCTTTGATCGCCTTGAGTGGCGAAGTCGGGAACCATACATGCGCCTGCCACGCCGACGGCGGACCTGGGGGATCCACCTGCGCTGAGCCTCCGCCGGAGATCATGCCAAAATCGGCTTTCTCTCCGATTACCGCGATCGAGTGCAGGGCACCTCGATCCAACGGCAGAATGTTGTTCTCGTTTCTTAGCAGAACAATGCTTTGTTCCGCGATTTTGCGCGAAGTCTCAAATCCACCTTCAACATCGACAACGGCCTTTTGCACGGAATGATCCACGATGCCGCTGGCAAAC
This genomic interval from Terriglobales bacterium contains the following:
- a CDS encoding glycoside hydrolase family 3 C-terminal domain-containing protein; this encodes MHTAVRRSMKVILGAVLISTFCFAQGPSRRGANDQLKNKPWMNPSLSPDERAELVLKELTLDEKLNLVHGNGMPGWPGPPLPTAHLGNGGAGFVLGVERLGIPVIQMSDAAYGVRSSASNGRYSTALPSNIASASSWDPQAACDYGALIGRELRDQGYNMTLGGGVNLAREPRNGRTFEYMGEDPILAGTLVGNRIKCEQAQYVIGDIKHYVMNDQESGRNEVNAVIGKRAMRESDMLAFEIGIDIGHPGAVMCSYNLINGDFACQNKYVLTDVLKHDWGFKGFVVSDWGATHSTVQSSKAGLDNEEPLPIFYGDKLKAAVQSGQVPMSELDDHVRRVLRSEFASGIVDHSVQKAVVDVEGGFETSRKIAEQSIVLLRNENNILPLDRGALHSIAVIGEKADFGMISGGGSAQVDPPGPPSAWQAHVWFPTSPLKAIKAKAPAANVTFDSGADPATAAAAARQADAAIVFAHQWMSEGMDLPNLSLPGKQNDLIEQVAAANPRTIVVLESGTAVTMPWLDRVSGVVEAWYAGNIGADAVANILFGDVNPSAKLPITFPRSEQDLPHPKLAVPPPNTGGPDTFRHPELSKATFTVNYDEGVKVGYKWYDAENKPVLFPFGYGLSYTTYAYSDLSVSPGNETTVTFTVKNTGARAGDEIAEVYASLPENANEPPKRLVGFSKVHLEPGDSKQVTVRVPAKYLSIFDEGQNGWKLVSGNYTFRVGGSSQDLKLEQSAKY